One part of the Bacteroidia bacterium genome encodes these proteins:
- the fabG gene encoding 3-oxoacyl-[acyl-carrier-protein] reductase, protein MKLLEGKIALVTGATRGIGRAIAEEFAAQGAQVAFTYRSSVEKAQALEAELKAKGVEAKGYQTDASDFEGIQKTLDDVLATFGRIDVVVNNAGITKDNLLLRMNEEQWNQVITTNLNSVFYTTKALLRPMLKQRSGSFINISSVVGLTGNAGQANYAASKSGMIGFTKSVAKEIGSRGIRANVVAPGFIATEMTAELPEKELANWLEGIPLKRAGEPKDVADLCVFLASDMSSYITGQVFNVDGGMVMM, encoded by the coding sequence ATGAAGTTACTCGAAGGAAAAATTGCACTCGTAACTGGTGCCACCAGAGGAATAGGAAGAGCCATAGCGGAAGAATTCGCTGCACAGGGCGCTCAGGTAGCATTTACCTATCGCTCATCAGTCGAAAAAGCCCAGGCGCTCGAAGCAGAGTTGAAGGCAAAAGGAGTCGAGGCAAAAGGCTATCAAACCGATGCCAGTGATTTTGAAGGAATTCAGAAAACACTGGACGATGTTTTGGCAACATTTGGTCGCATAGATGTAGTGGTGAACAATGCAGGTATTACCAAAGACAACCTGCTTTTGAGAATGAATGAAGAACAATGGAATCAAGTGATTACAACGAATTTGAATTCCGTTTTCTACACGACCAAGGCCTTGCTAAGACCTATGCTTAAGCAGCGTAGTGGTTCTTTTATTAATATTAGTTCTGTAGTGGGACTTACTGGAAATGCCGGCCAAGCAAATTATGCTGCCTCTAAATCAGGTATGATCGGCTTTACGAAATCTGTGGCCAAAGAAATTGGTTCTCGCGGGATTCGTGCCAATGTTGTTGCTCCCGGATTTATAGCTACAGAAATGACCGCTGAACTACCAGAAAAAGAATTGGCCAATTGGTTGGAAGGCATACCCCTCAAAAGAGCCGGGGAGCCCAAAGACGTAGCTGATTTATGTGTGTTTCTGGCTTCAGATATGTCCTCTTATATCACCGGACAGGTATTTAATGTCGACGGGGGTATGGTGATGATGTAG
- a CDS encoding glycosyltransferase family 2 protein gives MVPFNTPHWITKHNLEAKMPEDLSKDRLSHIRKGLERYQVKNPRASIVIPAYNEERFLLKTLSSLSELKLPDQLPTELLVVNDASKDNTSQILEDMGVNELLLPFNMRPKGARQKGLEAARGDVILQADADTLYPLDWGLSYVQQLEDPSNAVAYGSHSFVSEYGRSRLSFCLHESLGNILYAIRRRKRAYINVHGFNSAFRRKDGLEHGSYEHTPTGSEDGHMALMLMKIGRLKYLSGKDSRAWTSDRRLHADGGLKWAFAKRIKKEGSRLAEYLSP, from the coding sequence ATGGTACCTTTTAATACTCCACATTGGATCACTAAGCATAATCTCGAGGCGAAGATGCCGGAAGATTTGAGCAAAGATCGCCTCTCCCATATCAGGAAAGGCCTGGAGCGCTATCAGGTCAAAAATCCTCGGGCATCTATTGTGATTCCTGCCTATAATGAAGAGCGCTTTCTCCTAAAAACGCTTTCTTCTCTTTCCGAACTAAAACTCCCGGATCAGCTTCCTACAGAATTATTGGTGGTCAATGATGCCAGCAAAGACAATACGTCTCAAATTCTTGAGGATATGGGGGTAAATGAATTGCTTTTGCCTTTCAATATGCGTCCCAAAGGAGCCCGCCAAAAAGGTTTGGAGGCAGCCAGAGGGGATGTTATCCTTCAGGCAGATGCTGATACCCTTTATCCCTTAGACTGGGGACTTTCCTATGTCCAACAGCTTGAAGATCCCTCAAATGCAGTAGCCTATGGTTCGCATTCTTTTGTGTCTGAATATGGGCGTTCGAGATTGAGTTTTTGCCTGCACGAAAGTCTGGGTAACATTCTTTACGCCATTCGCCGGAGGAAAAGGGCCTACATCAATGTGCATGGATTCAATTCTGCCTTTCGGAGAAAGGATGGTTTAGAGCATGGGAGCTATGAGCATACACCCACAGGCAGCGAGGATGGACATATGGCCTTGATGTTGATGAAAATTGGACGTCTTAAGTATTTGTCCGGTAAAGACTCGAGAGCCTGGACCAGTGATCGTCGGCTGCATGCCGATGGAGGTCTTAAGTGGGCCTTTGCCAAACGGATCAAAAAAGAAGGTTCCCGCCTTGCTGAATACCTAAGTCCCTGA
- a CDS encoding prohibitin family protein, with product MNKSRVVSTAVMVFFGFMLLLFLTSGAFVTIEAGERGVLFKKFGGGLDKETVYDQGFHVIAPWNTMYVYDVREMIKEEEMNVLSADGLAIDIDVSVRFRPVQDKIGFLHEEIGRNYGQTIIADLTRSTVRRVVGRYTPEELYRNKREEIEDLIKTNLSASLAEKNIILESALLRNIDLPDQIKNAIQDKLKAKEMADKIDFEIERQKKESERILIEAQAKSDANRILSASLTDKILREKGIQATLELAKSQGAKTIIVGSGDNGLPLILGGN from the coding sequence ATGAATAAATCTAGAGTCGTGTCAACGGCAGTAATGGTATTCTTTGGATTCATGCTGCTATTGTTCCTTACCTCAGGAGCATTTGTAACTATCGAAGCAGGAGAAAGAGGTGTCCTGTTTAAGAAATTTGGAGGAGGATTGGATAAGGAAACTGTTTATGATCAGGGTTTCCATGTCATCGCTCCCTGGAATACGATGTACGTGTATGACGTAAGGGAGATGATCAAGGAAGAAGAAATGAATGTTCTTTCTGCAGACGGCCTTGCCATTGATATCGATGTTTCTGTTCGTTTCCGTCCGGTACAGGATAAAATTGGATTTCTCCATGAAGAAATAGGTAGAAATTATGGACAAACCATTATTGCTGACCTTACCCGCTCTACAGTTCGTAGGGTTGTAGGACGCTATACGCCAGAAGAGCTTTATAGAAATAAGCGTGAAGAAATTGAAGACCTGATCAAAACAAATCTTTCAGCTTCACTGGCGGAGAAAAACATCATTTTGGAATCAGCTCTTTTGCGAAATATTGATCTCCCTGACCAAATCAAAAATGCCATTCAGGATAAACTGAAGGCAAAAGAGATGGCTGATAAGATCGACTTTGAGATCGAACGTCAAAAGAAAGAATCAGAAAGGATTTTGATTGAGGCACAAGCCAAGTCTGATGCAAACCGTATTCTAAGTGCGAGTTTGACAGATAAAATCCTGAGAGAAAAAGGAATCCAGGCTACCCTGGAACTGGCCAAGTCTCAAGGAGCCAAAACCATTATCGTTGGAAGTGGTGATAATGGCCTTCCCTTGATCTTGGGAGGAAACTAA
- a CDS encoding M1 family metallopeptidase: MLRNIMLLACIALLSGMQLQAQESGLPIADVYQKAIEKGSRTTDGKPGPKYFQNRSDYQIKARLEPSSRTLSGTVNIKYQNNSPDALDQVVLRLYQDMYKRGFESDDNIAEEDQTDGVEISQILLNGKTLELNSEQSPVSRKGTNMFIQLENALQSRATLQLEIGWSFHIPSKTHVRMGEYGEGSYFIAYWFPQVAVYDDMFGWDVLDYTGTQEFYNDFGDFEVEISVPDDYVVWATGVLQNAEDLLTKDYYQKYRDAHSSDEVIQIVGKEDYEAGRQITQKGMDGYNSWRFQADFVPDFAFAAANFYHWDAASSVIDESGKRVYVDACYKPKAKDFPEVAGYARDIINDLSMRSPGIAYPYPKMTIYQGDFGGGGMEYPMMVNDASTFSPGFAFSLTYHEIAHTYFPFYMGINERRYAWMDEGWASFFPEDMMVSRGFSRKPMGMNVQGFTSFAGSPTAEPLMAESVDLQGMTYGVNSYFHPATAYYLLRDLLGEELFLKTLRGYMNRWNGKHPNPYDFFYSFNDLSGQNLDWFWKAWFFETGMPDLKLKVKSVKKKKMNVVIENVGDLPLPIYLTIRFADNTTEVIRETAAVWKDGAKSFPINRKFDQKIKSIKLGENWIPDKATKNNSYKVAKKKK, encoded by the coding sequence ATGCTACGTAATATAATGCTCCTGGCATGTATTGCACTTCTTTCAGGAATGCAATTGCAGGCCCAGGAAAGCGGACTACCTATCGCGGATGTTTATCAGAAAGCCATAGAAAAGGGAAGCCGAACTACAGATGGAAAACCCGGCCCCAAGTACTTTCAAAACCGCTCTGATTATCAGATCAAAGCTCGATTAGAGCCTTCAAGCCGTACCCTCTCCGGAACTGTAAATATCAAATATCAAAACAATAGCCCGGATGCCCTGGATCAAGTTGTCCTACGACTCTACCAGGATATGTATAAAAGGGGCTTTGAAAGTGATGATAATATTGCTGAAGAAGACCAGACGGATGGAGTGGAGATTTCACAGATATTGCTAAACGGCAAAACCCTGGAGCTGAATTCGGAGCAATCTCCTGTCAGCAGAAAGGGAACCAATATGTTTATCCAATTGGAAAATGCCCTTCAAAGCAGAGCCACACTTCAGTTGGAAATTGGCTGGAGTTTTCATATTCCCTCCAAAACGCATGTTCGCATGGGTGAATATGGAGAAGGATCCTACTTTATCGCTTACTGGTTTCCGCAGGTAGCAGTATATGATGATATGTTTGGCTGGGATGTCCTTGATTATACTGGTACCCAGGAGTTTTACAATGACTTTGGAGATTTTGAGGTTGAAATCAGTGTACCGGATGACTATGTGGTTTGGGCTACGGGTGTATTGCAAAATGCAGAAGACCTGCTTACCAAAGATTACTACCAGAAATACCGGGATGCACATAGTTCTGATGAAGTGATTCAGATCGTGGGGAAAGAAGACTATGAAGCAGGAAGGCAAATCACTCAAAAAGGGATGGATGGATATAATAGCTGGAGATTTCAGGCAGACTTTGTCCCTGATTTCGCTTTTGCAGCGGCCAACTTTTACCATTGGGATGCTGCCAGTTCAGTAATAGATGAAAGTGGAAAGAGGGTTTATGTTGATGCCTGTTATAAACCTAAAGCCAAAGACTTCCCGGAGGTAGCGGGCTATGCAAGAGATATCATCAATGATCTTTCTATGAGAAGTCCCGGAATTGCCTATCCGTATCCAAAAATGACTATTTATCAGGGTGATTTTGGTGGCGGAGGGATGGAATATCCTATGATGGTAAATGATGCTTCTACTTTTAGTCCCGGCTTTGCCTTTAGCCTTACCTATCATGAAATTGCACATACCTATTTTCCCTTTTATATGGGGATCAATGAACGTCGCTATGCCTGGATGGATGAAGGATGGGCTTCTTTCTTTCCGGAAGACATGATGGTCAGTAGAGGGTTTAGCAGAAAACCGATGGGAATGAACGTACAGGGATTCACTTCTTTTGCGGGAAGTCCGACTGCAGAGCCGCTCATGGCAGAATCTGTAGACCTGCAAGGCATGACCTATGGGGTAAATTCCTATTTTCATCCGGCGACTGCCTATTATTTATTACGCGATCTCCTGGGCGAGGAACTTTTCCTCAAAACCCTTCGCGGCTATATGAATCGTTGGAATGGAAAACATCCTAATCCTTATGATTTTTTCTACAGCTTCAATGATCTTTCAGGCCAAAACCTGGATTGGTTTTGGAAAGCCTGGTTTTTTGAAACAGGTATGCCAGACCTCAAGCTGAAGGTAAAAAGCGTCAAGAAAAAGAAGATGAATGTAGTGATAGAGAATGTAGGTGATTTGCCGCTTCCTATTTACCTGACAATCAGATTTGCTGATAATACGACTGAGGTAATTCGTGAAACAGCCGCAGTCTGGAAAGATGGTGCAAAAAGCTTTCCCATCAATCGAAAGTTTGATCAGAAGATCAAATCGATCAAGTTGGGAGAAAACTGGATTCCGGATAAGGCTACTAAAAACAACAGCTATAAGGTAGCTAAGAAGAAGAAATAA
- the radC gene encoding DNA repair protein RadC has product MQTYQHQPISAWALEDRPREKLIQRGISALTDAELLALILRTGSQKQSAIQLGRSILSEFGGLQGLARASLEDLMKVKGVGRAKGVSIASAFELGRRKALESGKLLKLNSAEAVHQYLGPQLADLDHEVFYVLFLNRNHELKSEKQLFEGGVNATVIDTRIIFREAVNQLASSLILVHNHPSGNLKPSQADRNITLKCKEAGKLFDIPVLDHVIISSRGYYSFANSGEM; this is encoded by the coding sequence ATGCAGACCTATCAACATCAACCTATCAGTGCCTGGGCGCTCGAGGATCGCCCGAGAGAGAAGCTTATCCAAAGGGGGATCTCTGCCCTCACCGATGCCGAATTGCTCGCCCTCATCCTGCGTACTGGTAGTCAGAAGCAATCAGCCATTCAATTGGGGAGAAGCATACTTTCAGAATTTGGAGGTCTACAGGGACTTGCAAGAGCTTCTCTTGAAGATTTGATGAAAGTAAAGGGAGTGGGTCGTGCAAAGGGAGTAAGCATTGCATCTGCATTTGAACTGGGCCGAAGGAAGGCCCTCGAATCCGGAAAGCTACTCAAACTCAATTCTGCAGAAGCTGTTCACCAATACCTGGGCCCTCAGTTGGCAGATTTGGATCATGAGGTTTTCTATGTACTCTTCCTCAATCGCAATCATGAACTTAAGTCAGAAAAGCAATTATTTGAAGGAGGGGTAAATGCAACGGTGATCGATACCCGCATTATTTTTCGGGAAGCCGTAAATCAGCTTGCCAGCTCCCTTATTCTCGTTCACAATCATCCTTCCGGTAATTTAAAACCGAGTCAGGCCGATAGAAACATTACCCTAAAGTGTAAGGAAGCCGGAAAACTCTTTGATATACCGGTTTTGGATCATGTGATCATCTCTTCGAGGGGGTATTACTCTTTCGCTAACTCGGGAGAGATGTAG
- the rpsT gene encoding 30S ribosomal protein S20 has translation MAHHKSAIKRIRQSAKRRLRNRYKKTTMRSMIKKLRATEQKAEAEKMLPSVLSNIDRVAKANIIHKKTASNYKSKLTKFVNGLA, from the coding sequence ATGGCACATCATAAGTCAGCAATTAAGCGTATCCGTCAAAGTGCGAAAAGAAGGTTGAGAAACCGCTATAAGAAGACGACTATGCGCTCCATGATCAAGAAGTTGCGTGCTACTGAACAGAAAGCTGAAGCTGAAAAAATGCTGCCTTCTGTTTTGAGTAACATCGACAGAGTAGCGAAAGCCAACATCATTCATAAGAAAACCGCCTCTAACTATAAGAGCAAATTAACCAAGTTTGTAAACGGACTCGCTTAG